Proteins co-encoded in one Kribbella solani genomic window:
- a CDS encoding NAD(P)-dependent oxidoreductase, with product MSSREAVTVIGLGAMGSMMAKTFVAAGHPTTVWNRTPGKADGLGAVPAATAAEAVAASRLVVISQIDYTGMFESLADADLNGRVLVNLSSDTPERLREASQWVDERGGVLITGGIMVPPPGIGQPGSYVFYAGPKQPLADHQPALEALGRVDHMGADPGLAMLFYQAMLNIFWTTLISYFYSSSLVGSAEQLRPYVATLLTDLAGDGPMGFLQTSTSLDTGDHAGGGDSNLHMQAIGAEHVVQTFTNAGLDAAVPAAMANLFARTDAAGYGTAGLTALVELIRKPS from the coding sequence ATGAGTTCACGTGAAGCAGTGACAGTGATCGGGCTCGGCGCGATGGGGTCGATGATGGCCAAGACGTTCGTGGCGGCGGGGCATCCGACCACGGTTTGGAACCGTACGCCGGGCAAGGCGGACGGATTGGGTGCGGTACCGGCAGCGACCGCGGCCGAGGCGGTGGCGGCCAGCCGGCTGGTGGTGATCAGTCAGATCGACTACACCGGGATGTTCGAGTCGCTGGCGGACGCGGACCTGAACGGGCGGGTCCTGGTCAACCTGAGCTCGGACACCCCGGAGCGGTTGCGCGAGGCGAGTCAGTGGGTGGACGAGCGTGGCGGCGTCCTCATCACCGGCGGGATCATGGTGCCGCCGCCCGGGATCGGTCAGCCGGGCTCGTACGTGTTCTACGCCGGACCGAAGCAGCCGCTGGCCGACCACCAGCCGGCGCTGGAAGCACTGGGCCGCGTCGACCACATGGGCGCCGACCCCGGGCTGGCAATGCTCTTCTACCAGGCCATGCTGAACATCTTCTGGACCACGCTGATCAGCTACTTCTACTCGTCCAGCCTGGTCGGCAGCGCGGAACAGCTCCGCCCGTACGTCGCGACCCTGCTCACCGACCTGGCCGGCGACGGCCCGATGGGCTTCCTCCAGACGAGCACCTCACTCGACACCGGCGATCACGCGGGCGGCGGCGACAGCAACCTGCACATGCAGGCCATCGGCGCCGAGCACGTCGTCCAAACCTTCACCAACGCAGGCCTCGACGCCGCCGTACCGGCCGCCATGGCGAACCTCTTCGCCCGAACCGACGCCGCCGGCTACGGCACCGCCGGCCTGACCGCCCTAGTAGAACTGATCCGCAAACCGAGCTAG
- a CDS encoding BTAD domain-containing putative transcriptional regulator, which translates to MYFGVLGPLLVRTAAGDAVAVPDTKVRTLLLDLLANQGRPVSADRLIDDLWGTRPPRNATGTLQARVSQLRTALDRAEPGARRLVQHGPAGYTLAGGVVDSNSFEQYVRTGRLRDALGLWRGPAYADVPDHEFARAERDRLDNLYLTALEDLSGRGDDVLQETTALVQQRPLDERLHAVHLRALYIAGRQHDALRAYEELRTALADELGADPGPELAELHQAILRHDPALRRSTTLPTPLNDLIGRADALAAAQLQLAQNRLVTLVGPGGVGKTRLALELGRNHTLDVRLLELAPLRQDDVLDALATTLDLRDESTDLLTRLMDSICTRQLLLVLDNCEHLDLADLVGRILTRAPGMRVLATSREPLGLTGEQVFDVPPLTRSAAVELFQARSGVTDDVAAICERLDGIPLALELAATRVRALGVQGLAERLDDRFRLLSGGKAGPERQRTLRATIDWSWELLDDEERQMLRRLAVHAGTFSLEAAAKVSELPEHVLLALVDKSLVAATAGRYRLLESVAAYSLERLTEAGEEAITRDKHATYYLQLAQQAQLHGPGQRVWLHRLDQEAANFRVIPPSLELVNALAWYWYLRGRYGEARRALAAALALPDQQRALRTKAAVWLAGMSATDAQATDVAAAGDRALEEIGDDPDALWFLTMTRWAYGDPVVLMDRIDRAIASFTDRDDQWGVAAALSTRAQLNIVHADLDAMRRDSRRSLELFNELDDDWGRLQATYALIVAAEISGDYPTAGGYLEEAIVRAENLGLWTEVSFRTAGLGRIALLTGDYARADELHEQARRLAIEQSNKSAEEYAEVGLGLAARRQGRLDDAERHFTKWLGWLEQVGGMPGIGFISNQLGYVAEQRGDLATARRLHQRGLEVARQTGDERAIALALEGLAGATEDPGRALDLLAEAAALRQQVGVPLPPAERFDVDRATHRAESVGRGRARR; encoded by the coding sequence ATGTACTTCGGGGTGCTCGGTCCGCTGCTCGTACGGACGGCTGCCGGCGATGCGGTCGCCGTACCCGACACAAAGGTCCGCACTCTGCTGCTCGACCTACTGGCGAACCAGGGCCGTCCGGTCAGCGCGGATCGGCTCATCGATGACCTGTGGGGTACGCGGCCGCCACGCAACGCGACCGGTACGTTGCAGGCCCGCGTCTCCCAGCTGCGTACTGCACTGGACCGCGCCGAGCCAGGCGCCCGTAGGCTCGTCCAGCACGGCCCGGCCGGGTACACGCTGGCTGGTGGTGTTGTCGACAGCAACAGCTTCGAGCAGTACGTCCGTACTGGCAGGCTGCGCGACGCACTCGGGTTGTGGCGCGGCCCGGCGTACGCGGATGTGCCCGACCACGAGTTCGCCCGCGCCGAACGGGACCGGTTGGACAACCTGTACCTGACCGCGTTGGAGGACCTGTCCGGTCGTGGCGATGACGTACTCCAGGAAACGACCGCACTAGTCCAGCAGCGCCCGCTCGACGAGCGACTGCATGCCGTACATCTCCGAGCGCTCTACATCGCCGGCCGCCAGCACGACGCGCTCCGGGCGTACGAGGAGCTGCGGACCGCACTTGCAGACGAGCTCGGCGCGGACCCCGGACCGGAGTTGGCTGAGCTGCACCAGGCGATCCTCCGGCATGACCCGGCGCTCCGGCGCAGTACGACGCTGCCCACTCCGCTCAACGACCTGATCGGCCGAGCGGACGCACTGGCCGCTGCACAACTACAGCTCGCTCAGAACCGTCTAGTCACACTGGTTGGTCCAGGTGGGGTCGGCAAGACCCGTCTGGCACTGGAACTCGGCCGCAACCACACACTCGACGTACGCCTGCTGGAGCTCGCCCCACTACGCCAGGACGACGTACTGGACGCGCTGGCCACCACACTGGATCTCCGCGACGAGTCAACCGACCTCCTCACCCGGCTGATGGATTCGATCTGCACCAGACAACTCCTGCTGGTCCTCGACAACTGTGAGCACCTGGACCTGGCAGACCTCGTCGGTCGTATCCTCACCAGAGCACCCGGGATGCGCGTACTGGCGACCAGCCGAGAGCCACTAGGCCTGACCGGTGAGCAGGTGTTCGACGTACCACCGCTAACGCGTTCCGCGGCGGTCGAACTGTTCCAGGCGCGATCCGGTGTCACCGACGACGTAGCAGCGATCTGCGAACGCCTCGACGGCATACCGCTCGCGCTGGAACTGGCAGCGACCCGCGTTCGCGCGCTGGGCGTGCAAGGACTGGCTGAACGGCTGGACGACCGCTTCCGGCTGCTGTCCGGCGGCAAGGCCGGTCCGGAACGCCAGCGGACCCTGCGCGCGACCATCGACTGGAGCTGGGAGCTACTGGACGACGAGGAGCGTCAGATGCTCCGCAGACTCGCGGTCCACGCCGGTACGTTCTCGCTGGAGGCTGCGGCCAAGGTGAGCGAGCTACCGGAGCACGTCCTGCTCGCACTGGTGGACAAGTCACTCGTAGCGGCAACAGCCGGTCGGTACCGTCTCCTGGAGTCAGTGGCGGCGTACAGCCTGGAGCGGCTGACGGAAGCCGGCGAAGAGGCAATCACTCGCGACAAGCACGCGACGTACTACCTGCAGCTCGCTCAGCAGGCCCAGCTGCACGGACCAGGTCAGCGAGTCTGGCTGCACCGGCTCGACCAGGAGGCCGCCAACTTCCGGGTCATCCCACCGTCGCTGGAGCTGGTCAACGCGCTCGCCTGGTACTGGTACCTCCGTGGTCGGTACGGCGAAGCGCGCCGTGCTCTTGCAGCCGCGCTCGCGCTACCGGACCAGCAGCGGGCACTCCGTACGAAGGCAGCTGTCTGGCTGGCGGGTATGAGCGCAACCGACGCCCAGGCAACGGATGTCGCCGCGGCGGGCGACCGGGCACTGGAGGAGATCGGCGACGACCCGGACGCGCTCTGGTTCCTGACCATGACCCGCTGGGCGTACGGCGATCCGGTGGTGTTGATGGACCGCATCGACCGCGCTATCGCCAGCTTCACGGACCGCGACGACCAATGGGGAGTGGCCGCGGCACTCAGTACCCGCGCGCAGCTGAACATCGTGCACGCCGACCTGGACGCGATGCGGCGCGACAGCCGGCGCAGTCTGGAGCTCTTCAACGAGTTGGACGACGACTGGGGCCGGCTGCAGGCGACGTACGCGCTGATCGTCGCTGCTGAGATCAGTGGGGACTACCCGACCGCGGGCGGATACCTGGAGGAGGCGATCGTGCGCGCGGAGAATCTGGGGCTGTGGACAGAGGTCTCGTTCCGCACTGCCGGGCTGGGCCGGATCGCCTTGCTGACCGGCGACTACGCGCGCGCCGACGAGCTGCACGAACAAGCCCGCCGGCTCGCGATCGAGCAGTCGAACAAGTCCGCCGAGGAGTACGCGGAGGTCGGGCTGGGTCTGGCCGCGCGCCGGCAGGGCCGCCTGGACGATGCCGAACGGCACTTCACCAAGTGGCTCGGCTGGCTGGAGCAGGTCGGCGGTATGCCCGGCATCGGGTTCATCTCCAACCAGCTCGGCTATGTCGCCGAGCAGCGCGGCGACCTCGCGACCGCGCGCCGGCTGCACCAGCGCGGTCTCGAGGTCGCGCGGCAGACCGGTGACGAACGGGCGATCGCCCTCGCGCTCGAAGGGCTGGCCGGCGCGACCGAGGACCCCGGTCGCGCCTTGGACCTGCTGGCCGAAGCGGCCGCGCTCCGGCAGCAGGTCGGCGTCCCGCTACCGCCGGCCGAACGCTTCGACGTCGACCGAGCCACCCACCGAGCCGAGAGCGTCGGCCGCGGCCGCGCCAGGCGCTGA
- a CDS encoding ABC transporter substrate-binding protein, whose translation MKRLRYAGVLTAVALAVAGCGGQKIADDKPAAAGKDCGTFNLTVSPWVGYEANAAVVSYVATKELGCKVVKKNLAEQVAWQGFATGEVDVNLENWGHEDLKKKYITEDKVAVEAGSTGVAGVIGWYVPPWMAAKYPDITDWKNLNKYAALFKTSESGGKGQLLDGDPSYVTNDEALVKNLALNYKVVQSGSETALIQSFRDAEKNKRPLLAYFYEPQWFFNEVKLVKINLPKWTPGCDAVPAKVACDYPPYDLDKIVSKKFADSGSPAYDLVKRFKWTNEDQNTIARMIAVDKLTPDQAAEKWVKDNQPKVNTWLGR comes from the coding sequence GTGAAGAGACTCCGGTACGCCGGTGTGCTGACGGCCGTCGCGCTCGCGGTGGCGGGTTGTGGTGGGCAGAAGATCGCCGACGACAAGCCGGCCGCCGCGGGCAAGGACTGCGGCACGTTCAACCTGACCGTCAGCCCGTGGGTCGGGTACGAGGCGAACGCGGCAGTGGTGTCGTACGTCGCGACCAAGGAACTCGGCTGCAAGGTGGTGAAGAAGAACCTGGCCGAACAGGTTGCCTGGCAGGGCTTCGCCACCGGTGAGGTGGACGTGAACCTGGAGAACTGGGGTCACGAGGATCTGAAGAAGAAGTACATCACCGAGGACAAGGTCGCGGTCGAGGCCGGTTCGACCGGCGTGGCCGGCGTGATCGGGTGGTACGTGCCGCCGTGGATGGCGGCGAAGTACCCGGACATCACCGACTGGAAGAACCTGAACAAGTACGCCGCGTTGTTCAAGACGTCGGAGTCCGGTGGCAAGGGGCAGTTGCTCGACGGCGACCCCTCGTACGTGACCAACGACGAGGCGCTGGTGAAGAACCTGGCGCTGAACTACAAGGTCGTGCAGAGCGGCAGTGAGACCGCGCTGATCCAGTCGTTCCGGGACGCGGAGAAGAACAAGCGGCCGCTGCTCGCGTACTTCTACGAGCCGCAGTGGTTCTTCAACGAGGTCAAGCTGGTGAAGATCAACCTGCCGAAGTGGACGCCCGGTTGTGACGCCGTGCCGGCGAAGGTGGCCTGCGACTACCCGCCGTACGACCTGGACAAGATCGTGTCGAAGAAGTTCGCCGACTCGGGCAGCCCGGCGTACGACCTGGTCAAGCGGTTCAAGTGGACGAACGAGGACCAGAACACGATCGCCCGGATGATCGCGGTGGACAAGCTGACGCCGGACCAGGCCGCCGAGAAGTGGGTGAAGGACAACCAGCCAAAGGTCAACACCTGGCTCGGCCGCTGA
- a CDS encoding ABC transporter permease — translation MAAITSDAEIEVRRPRRSVVAGVLLVVWVAAYFLLRGIDTLALGGQDTTALHRWLTEHRDDVGQGNVLFDAIRIAVGNFVVLLQDLISQPSFDRPVPVIGWLGVVALAAYGAWAFGNWKVAVLTAAGFGFIGMQGLWQESMDTLSLTIAAVLLSLLVAIPLGIWAGLSDRAFKVATLVLDLMQTLPTFVYLAPLTLFFAIGPAAATIATLIYAAPPAVRLTAHAIRSVPPASVEAARSLGSTHGQTLTKVLLPMSRSTVVVGINQTIMAALSMVTVAALIDAPGLGQTVLKALRTLDVGVAFNAGLAIVVLAIVLDRVTTAAGDRPWRTANLRRRILLGAGAVGVLVAIWFSRTYVWAAEFPADGTLGARIATITSSVTNWVQDVFGGFTYGLRDAVTNGLLNPFEALLTGSPWWLVTAVVVALAAVLGGWRATVPAVVCTGLLVATGLWADSMVTLASTLLATVVVVAVGIALGVWAGRNHRVDVWIRPLLDAGQTMPPFVYLVPFLALFGSSRFTAIAAAVVFAVPVTTKIVADGIKAVPVATVEAANSVGSSSWQVISKVQLPVARRAITLAVNQGLIYVLSMVVCGGLVGAGALGYDVSAGFVQNELYGKGLAAGLAIVLLGVLLDRVTQAAARRTQNYQGSNRNRSRGDKR, via the coding sequence ATGGCCGCGATCACCAGCGACGCCGAGATCGAGGTCCGGCGGCCGCGGCGGAGCGTGGTGGCCGGCGTCCTGCTGGTCGTCTGGGTCGCCGCGTACTTCCTGCTCCGCGGTATCGACACGCTCGCCCTCGGCGGTCAGGACACCACCGCGCTGCACCGGTGGCTGACCGAGCACCGCGACGACGTCGGCCAGGGCAACGTGCTTTTCGACGCGATCCGGATCGCCGTCGGCAACTTCGTCGTGCTGCTTCAGGACCTGATCTCGCAGCCGTCGTTCGACCGTCCGGTACCGGTGATCGGCTGGCTCGGCGTCGTCGCGCTCGCGGCGTACGGCGCGTGGGCGTTCGGCAACTGGAAGGTCGCCGTCCTGACCGCGGCCGGCTTCGGGTTCATCGGGATGCAGGGGCTGTGGCAGGAGAGCATGGACACGCTCTCGCTGACCATCGCCGCGGTGCTGCTGTCGTTGCTGGTGGCGATCCCGCTGGGCATCTGGGCGGGGTTGTCCGACCGCGCGTTCAAGGTCGCGACGCTCGTCCTCGACCTGATGCAGACGTTGCCGACGTTCGTGTACCTGGCGCCGCTGACCCTGTTCTTCGCGATCGGTCCGGCCGCCGCGACGATCGCCACCCTGATCTACGCCGCGCCACCGGCCGTCCGGCTGACCGCGCACGCGATCCGCTCGGTCCCGCCGGCCAGCGTCGAGGCGGCCCGCTCGCTCGGATCGACCCACGGCCAGACGCTGACCAAGGTACTGCTGCCGATGTCGCGATCGACCGTTGTCGTCGGCATCAACCAGACCATCATGGCGGCGCTGTCGATGGTGACGGTGGCCGCGCTGATCGACGCGCCGGGCCTGGGCCAGACCGTACTGAAGGCGTTGCGGACGCTTGACGTCGGCGTCGCGTTCAACGCCGGCCTGGCCATCGTCGTGCTGGCGATCGTGCTCGACCGGGTCACCACCGCCGCGGGTGATCGCCCGTGGCGCACGGCGAACCTCCGGCGCCGGATCCTGCTCGGCGCGGGCGCGGTCGGCGTACTGGTCGCGATCTGGTTCTCCCGGACCTATGTCTGGGCTGCCGAGTTCCCAGCGGACGGCACACTCGGAGCCCGGATCGCCACTATCACGTCGAGCGTGACGAACTGGGTCCAGGACGTGTTCGGTGGATTCACCTACGGCCTGCGAGACGCCGTCACGAACGGACTGCTGAACCCGTTCGAGGCATTGCTGACCGGCTCGCCGTGGTGGCTCGTGACCGCGGTCGTGGTCGCGCTGGCCGCCGTGCTCGGTGGCTGGCGGGCGACCGTACCGGCGGTGGTCTGCACCGGGCTGCTGGTCGCTACCGGGTTGTGGGCGGACAGCATGGTGACGCTCGCGTCGACGCTGCTCGCTACCGTCGTGGTGGTCGCGGTCGGGATCGCGCTCGGGGTATGGGCCGGGCGGAACCACCGCGTCGACGTCTGGATTCGGCCGTTGCTGGATGCCGGGCAGACGATGCCACCGTTCGTGTACCTGGTGCCCTTCCTGGCCCTGTTCGGCAGCAGCCGGTTCACCGCGATCGCGGCCGCGGTGGTGTTCGCGGTCCCGGTCACCACCAAGATCGTTGCCGATGGCATCAAAGCGGTCCCGGTCGCGACCGTCGAGGCGGCGAACTCGGTCGGCTCCAGCAGCTGGCAGGTGATCAGCAAGGTGCAGTTGCCGGTGGCCCGGCGGGCGATCACGCTCGCGGTCAACCAGGGCCTGATCTATGTCCTCTCGATGGTGGTCTGCGGTGGACTGGTTGGCGCCGGCGCGCTCGGGTACGACGTGTCCGCGGGCTTCGTACAGAACGAGCTGTACGGCAAGGGACTGGCCGCGGGGCTGGCGATCGTGCTGCTCGGCGTGCTGCTCGACCGGGTGACGCAGGCAGCGGCTCGCCGGACCCAGAACTATCAAGGCTCCAATCGGAACAGAAGCAGGGGAGACAAGCGGTGA
- a CDS encoding betaine/proline/choline family ABC transporter ATP-binding protein, with translation MTAQLEYPDVQDADALLSVQGLWKVFGPKAQRVPRRPDLAALDRADLLAQTGCTAAVRDLSFEVAPGEVFVVMGLSGSGKSTLVRCLTRLIEPTAGSLLFEGEDLRAADEKRLRALRRSKFSMVFQHFGLLPHRKVIDNVSYGLEIRGESKPDRRRRAQEVIDLVGLAGNENLYPEQLSGGMQQRVGLARALANDPDVLLFDEPFSALDPLIRREMQTEVVRLHREVGKTMVFITHDLSEALKLGDRILLMRDGAAVQLGTGDELVGAPADDYVREFVREVPRADVLTLRWIVRDPRPGEPLDGPELDADVLVRDATRPVLEASRPVKVVDGGTLLGVIGDEEILAVVAPPNHQPA, from the coding sequence GTGACCGCTCAGCTCGAGTACCCCGACGTGCAGGACGCCGATGCGCTGTTGTCCGTCCAGGGCCTGTGGAAAGTGTTCGGCCCGAAGGCCCAGCGGGTCCCCCGGCGCCCGGACCTGGCCGCGCTGGACCGCGCCGACTTGCTCGCCCAGACCGGGTGTACGGCAGCCGTCCGCGACCTGAGTTTCGAGGTGGCGCCGGGTGAAGTGTTCGTCGTGATGGGCTTGTCCGGCTCGGGCAAGTCCACGCTGGTCCGCTGCCTGACCCGGCTGATCGAACCGACCGCGGGCAGTCTGCTGTTCGAGGGCGAGGATCTGCGCGCGGCCGACGAGAAGCGGCTGCGCGCGTTGCGCCGGAGCAAGTTCTCGATGGTCTTCCAGCATTTCGGTCTGCTCCCGCACCGGAAGGTGATCGACAACGTCTCGTACGGCCTGGAGATCCGCGGCGAGAGCAAGCCGGATCGCCGCCGCCGCGCCCAGGAGGTGATCGACCTCGTCGGCCTGGCCGGCAACGAGAACCTCTACCCGGAGCAACTGTCCGGCGGTATGCAGCAGCGGGTCGGCCTGGCCCGGGCGCTCGCCAACGACCCCGACGTACTGCTGTTCGACGAGCCGTTCTCCGCGCTGGACCCGCTGATCCGGCGCGAGATGCAGACCGAGGTGGTGCGGCTGCACCGCGAGGTCGGCAAGACGATGGTGTTCATCACCCACGACCTGTCCGAGGCGCTCAAGCTTGGCGACCGGATTCTGCTGATGCGCGACGGCGCCGCGGTGCAGCTCGGTACGGGCGACGAGCTGGTCGGTGCGCCGGCCGACGACTACGTCCGCGAGTTCGTTCGCGAAGTGCCACGCGCGGACGTACTCACCCTGCGCTGGATCGTCCGCGACCCGCGCCCGGGCGAGCCGCTGGACGGCCCGGAGCTCGATGCGGACGTGCTGGTCCGGGACGCGACCCGGCCGGTGCTGGAGGCGAGCCGCCCGGTCAAGGTGGTCGACGGTGGCACGCTGCTCGGGGTGATCGGCGACGAGGAGATCCTCGCCGTGGTCGCACCGCCGAACCACCAGCCGGCCTGA
- a CDS encoding aminoglycoside phosphotransferase family protein: MRKDERTPAEPLTVPRVIEIPAKLIRNHQEKGAEWLASLPAAVERYVREWELTVDGAPISGEASLVLPVVRRDGAAAMLKIQPVNDESEDEALALRTWNHDDVVGVLEDDPETSTLLLERLRPRTLDDLPDHVEATRILAELLTHLSAVPAPPGVRRLADIAARLVEDAPRWLPRLTDPAEQQLVRRFADQVREVLPESGDRLLHWDLHYLNVMAADRRPWLVIDPKPLAGDPAFEVFPVLWNRWDDLVATGDVAQAIRDRFALMLDVTGIDRDRALAWTAGRILQNVIWFAEDGATRLEDELAAVADALFA; this comes from the coding sequence ATACGAAAAGATGAGCGCACCCCAGCGGAACCGCTTACTGTGCCGAGGGTGATCGAGATCCCCGCGAAGCTGATCCGGAACCATCAGGAGAAGGGTGCCGAGTGGCTGGCGTCCCTGCCGGCGGCGGTGGAGCGGTACGTCCGCGAGTGGGAGCTGACCGTCGACGGCGCGCCGATCAGTGGCGAGGCCTCCTTGGTTCTGCCGGTCGTCCGCCGGGACGGTGCCGCCGCGATGCTGAAGATTCAGCCGGTCAACGACGAGAGCGAGGACGAGGCGCTCGCGCTCCGGACCTGGAACCACGACGACGTGGTCGGCGTACTCGAGGACGACCCGGAAACGTCGACGCTGCTGCTGGAACGGCTCCGTCCGCGTACGCTCGACGACCTGCCCGACCACGTCGAGGCGACCCGAATTCTGGCCGAGCTCCTGACTCACCTGAGCGCCGTGCCCGCACCACCGGGCGTACGCCGCCTCGCGGATATCGCCGCGCGACTGGTTGAGGACGCACCGCGTTGGCTCCCCCGGCTCACCGACCCGGCGGAGCAGCAGCTGGTACGCCGGTTCGCCGACCAGGTGCGCGAGGTACTCCCCGAATCCGGCGACCGCCTGCTGCACTGGGACCTGCACTACCTGAACGTGATGGCGGCCGACCGGCGGCCGTGGCTCGTGATCGACCCGAAGCCGCTGGCCGGCGACCCGGCGTTCGAGGTCTTCCCGGTGCTGTGGAACCGCTGGGACGACCTGGTCGCGACCGGCGACGTGGCGCAGGCGATCCGGGACCGGTTCGCGCTGATGCTCGACGTGACCGGGATCGACCGCGACCGCGCCCTCGCCTGGACCGCGGGCCGGATCCTGCAGAACGTGATCTGGTTCGCCGAGGACGGCGCGACCCGGCTGGAGGACGAGCTCGCGGCGGTCGCCGATGCCTTGTTCGCGTGA
- a CDS encoding antitoxin VbhA family protein: MADELKAEERWPELFAELDEVQRRAVLQSLASAWHEGWEPNREDVENLVDSALGRIDRDEYLRRAHDAARRRAAGQN; the protein is encoded by the coding sequence GTGGCGGACGAACTGAAGGCCGAGGAACGGTGGCCGGAGCTGTTCGCTGAGCTGGACGAGGTGCAGCGGCGGGCCGTCCTGCAGTCGCTCGCGAGCGCCTGGCACGAGGGCTGGGAGCCCAACCGCGAGGACGTCGAGAACCTCGTCGACAGCGCCCTCGGCCGGATTGACAGGGACGAGTACCTACGTCGCGCCCACGACGCGGCCCGCCGCCGCGCCGCCGGCCAGAACTGA
- a CDS encoding Fic/DOC family protein: MAEDPYLYPGTETLRNKFGERDKDVLKGLDYAAAMDRQRQLESGEADVPRTYDAQHLHAIHQHLFQDVYEWAGQPRPDVTVFKGVPGGFAPPNLIDRYLTDAAEAISSADWASMDQEQFAQQAAKVFAYVNQAHPYREGNGRATKLFMQHVSELSPYELDYTRIPDKVWNQRSMLSGPDIGQYEPVPEMMQPVFEVLAKERPDGPARTMLSPELQKARQAAGLDPGEVAGRNANPQSSTGAGTDKPKTSRGRGTQSPERG, from the coding sequence ATGGCAGAAGATCCGTACCTCTACCCCGGCACCGAGACGCTGCGGAACAAGTTCGGCGAGCGCGACAAGGACGTCCTCAAGGGCCTCGACTACGCGGCCGCGATGGATCGGCAACGCCAGCTGGAGTCCGGCGAAGCCGACGTCCCGAGGACGTACGACGCGCAGCACCTGCACGCGATCCACCAGCACCTGTTCCAGGATGTCTACGAGTGGGCCGGTCAGCCCCGCCCGGACGTGACGGTGTTCAAGGGCGTTCCGGGCGGTTTCGCGCCACCCAATCTGATCGATCGCTACCTGACCGACGCCGCCGAGGCGATCTCCTCCGCCGACTGGGCCTCGATGGACCAGGAACAATTCGCCCAGCAGGCCGCCAAGGTGTTCGCCTACGTGAACCAGGCGCATCCGTACCGGGAAGGCAACGGGCGAGCGACCAAGCTCTTCATGCAGCACGTCTCGGAGCTGTCGCCGTACGAGCTCGACTACACCAGAATCCCGGACAAGGTGTGGAATCAGCGCTCGATGCTGTCCGGCCCGGACATAGGTCAGTACGAGCCGGTGCCGGAGATGATGCAGCCGGTCTTCGAGGTTCTCGCCAAGGAGCGTCCGGACGGGCCGGCTCGGACCATGCTGTCACCGGAGCTGCAGAAGGCTCGTCAGGCCGCCGGGCTCGATCCGGGTGAGGTCGCCGGCCGGAACGCGAACCCGCAGTCAAGCACCGGTGCCGGTACCGACAAGCCGAAGACGTCCCGCGGGCGCGGCACGCAATCGCCTGAACGAGGCTGA
- a CDS encoding siderophore-interacting protein, whose product MTSPAPRRNRVCKRAVVRSTERITPHMIRVVLHSDDYADNGFSDHYVKLLFCKDGVEYPEPLDLGVVRETYPAEQWPTMRTYTVRSWDEAARELTIDFVHHGDEGVAGPWAAAAQPGDVLWFNGPGGAYTPSAAADWHLLVGDESALPAIGSAVEQLPPGARATVLLEVEDETEEQKFGDVDVRWFHRSAASGARGDALVAAVEALDFAAGTPHIFVHGEAGFVFRIRKNLFQERGLSRDQVSLSGYWRLGKNEDGWQAEKADTARRERETTAS is encoded by the coding sequence GTGACCAGCCCCGCACCCCGCCGTAACCGCGTCTGCAAGCGCGCCGTCGTTCGCAGCACCGAGCGGATCACCCCGCACATGATCCGGGTGGTGCTTCACTCCGACGACTACGCCGACAACGGTTTCAGCGATCACTACGTGAAGCTGCTGTTCTGCAAGGACGGCGTCGAGTACCCGGAGCCGCTGGACCTGGGCGTGGTCCGGGAGACGTATCCGGCGGAGCAGTGGCCGACCATGCGGACGTACACGGTCCGTAGCTGGGACGAGGCCGCGCGCGAGCTGACGATCGACTTCGTGCACCACGGCGACGAGGGAGTCGCCGGGCCGTGGGCGGCCGCGGCGCAGCCTGGCGACGTGCTGTGGTTCAACGGACCGGGTGGCGCGTACACGCCGTCCGCCGCGGCGGACTGGCATCTGCTGGTCGGCGACGAGAGCGCGCTGCCGGCCATTGGTTCGGCTGTCGAGCAACTGCCGCCGGGCGCGCGGGCGACCGTACTGCTCGAGGTCGAGGACGAGACCGAGGAGCAGAAGTTCGGGGACGTCGACGTGCGGTGGTTCCACCGGTCGGCCGCGTCCGGTGCCCGTGGTGATGCTCTGGTCGCCGCGGTCGAGGCGCTGGACTTCGCGGCCGGGACGCCGCACATCTTCGTGCACGGTGAGGCCGGGTTCGTCTTCCGGATCCGCAAGAACCTGTTCCAGGAGCGCGGTCTGTCCCGCGACCAGGTGTCCCTGTCCGGGTACTGGCGCCTCGGCAAGAACGAGGACGGCTGGCAGGCCGAGAAGGCCGACACCGCCCGCCGCGAACGCGAGACCACCGCGTCCTGA